Proteins found in one Sulfurimonas sp. genomic segment:
- a CDS encoding murein transglycosylase A, whose amino-acid sequence MKYIANFFIILILFAGCSVKEYVKHNSLPKTKLLSSDFDDLPNWDDENYDDALENFKNSCRSGRTKKIYEDLCLEAENVDNAKNFFLLNFEPFEIHAEDGDKEGLLTGYYEPYLRGSLTKHDQYVYPVYKTPKDLITVDLSSIYPDLKHYRLRGRIDGNKLVPYHTRKEISEVEVDADVICYVDNKVDLFFLEVQGSGRVVLDNNETIFIGYDNQNGHKYKSIGKYLVNQGEIPLEKISLQSIREWFKQNPDRVDEVLNYNDSLVYFRQKTQAATGSLGLELTPKRSIAVDRRFIPLGSMLYCSAEQEGTKFSQIVQAQDTGGAIKGAIRADMFLGFGDEARDVAGGLKAPLKLWIFLPKDDM is encoded by the coding sequence ATGAAGTATATAGCTAATTTTTTTATAATATTAATTTTATTTGCGGGATGTAGCGTTAAAGAATATGTCAAACATAACTCCTTACCTAAAACAAAACTGTTAAGCAGTGACTTTGATGATCTGCCAAATTGGGATGATGAAAACTACGATGATGCATTAGAGAATTTTAAAAACAGTTGTAGAAGCGGAAGAACAAAAAAAATATATGAAGATTTGTGTCTTGAAGCAGAAAATGTAGATAATGCTAAAAACTTCTTTTTGTTAAATTTTGAACCTTTTGAGATACATGCTGAAGATGGAGATAAGGAGGGTTTACTGACAGGATACTATGAACCTTATTTAAGAGGCTCTTTAACAAAGCACGATCAGTATGTATATCCTGTTTATAAAACACCAAAAGATCTGATTACAGTTGATCTTAGCTCTATATACCCTGATCTTAAACACTATAGACTCAGAGGTCGTATAGATGGAAATAAACTGGTACCGTACCATACTCGCAAAGAGATCTCAGAAGTTGAAGTGGATGCGGATGTGATCTGCTATGTAGACAATAAAGTTGATCTTTTCTTTTTAGAAGTTCAAGGCTCGGGCAGGGTAGTTCTTGATAATAACGAAACAATTTTTATAGGTTACGATAACCAAAACGGACACAAGTATAAATCTATTGGAAAATATTTAGTAAATCAAGGAGAGATACCATTAGAAAAGATCTCTCTTCAGTCTATAAGAGAGTGGTTTAAACAAAATCCGGACAGAGTAGATGAAGTACTAAACTATAATGATTCTTTAGTTTACTTCAGACAAAAAACTCAAGCAGCTACTGGTTCTTTAGGATTAGAATTAACACCTAAAAGATCAATAGCAGTCGATAGAAGATTCATTCCGCTTGGTAGTATGCTATACTGCAGTGCTGAGCAAGAAGGCACTAAATTTAGCCAAATAGTTCAGGCTCAAGACACAGGCGGTGCTATAAAAGGTGCGATCAGGGCTGATATGTTTTTAGGTTTTGGAGATGAAGCTAGAGACGTTGCAGGAGGCTTAAAAGCACCTCTTAAACTTTGGATATTTTTGCCAAAGGATGATATGTGA